From Salvia splendens isolate huo1 chromosome 3, SspV2, whole genome shotgun sequence, a single genomic window includes:
- the LOC121793658 gene encoding uncharacterized protein LOC121793658 gives MSTTAARLLLILSLLSAAAADPPSVYDLLQSYGFPAGLLPQGVTSYDLDTATGKFSVFIGGSCSYSVNGYDLNYKSTITGTIAKNKITDLNGIQVKILFFWINIIEVTSNGDELQLSVGIASASFPVDNFFECPQCGCGFDCVNSGRRGAGFGLLSRILPIIQYD, from the coding sequence ATGTCTACCACCGCTGCACGTCTCCTCTTAATCCTCTCTCTCCTCTCGGCCGCCGCCGCCGATCCCCCCTCTGTCTACGACCTGCTCCAGTCCTATGGATTCCCCGCCGGCCTCCTGCCCCAGGGCGTCACGAGCTACGACCTCGACACCGCCACCGGCAAATTCTCGGTGTTCATAGGCGGCAGCTGCAGCTACTCAGTCAACGGTTATGATCTCAACTACAAGAGCACCATTACTGGCACCATCGCGAAGAATAAGATCACCGATTTGAACGGGATCCAGGTGAAAATTCTGTTTTTCTGGATCAACATAATCGAGGTGACGAGCAACGGCGATGAATTGCAGCTGTCCGTCGGAATCGCGTCGGCTAGTTTCCCGGTGGATAATTTCTTCGAGTGCCCGCAGTGTGGCTGTGGATTTGACTGTGTGAACTCCGGGAGGAGGGGCGCCGGATTTGGCTTGCTGAGTAGGATTCTGCCGATCATTCAGTATGATTAG